The genome window TCCACCGTGAATCTCAACTAGTCCTGCATAGTGACCAAAACCTGACTTGACCTTTTGTCCAATGTGCGTTGACGCGATTATTTTGCCAATTGATGACTGGCTTTTCTTTATCTTCTCTACGTCGACTCCGGCGTCCTTGTAGGTGAGGCCCATGTTATTTTGCATTCTCAATGTGGATAAAAGTACTTTGTCGCATGTAGATTACGCATAACCTCACATGTACATTCCAGAATCTGCCTGTCTATGTTCTTTGTATTTTTCTGAGAGCTCCTTGAATTCTATTCCTATCTTTTCACTTTCGCTTCTCAAATCGGACGCATCGATTCCAGTGCCGTAGACTTTGTTTACTGCGTCAATGAGCGTGGCAGCTGCAAGTGGATCTGGGCTGGTGTGGCTTGCCTTCACAAGCAGGGTTATCGCGCGAATCTTTCGCATTATGCATTCGTTTAGGATGCTTCCAGGGATTCCTGTGATGAACCCCTGTGAGATCATGCTTATTCCTTTTTCTGACATTATTCTGCACAGGTCTTCTTCTGCTGCACAAAAAATCTTCTCGTCGTGCTCGTCACTTGCCACTCCGTCTAGGATTACGACTTCTTTTGTTCCCTTGCTTTGGGCCCAGTCTAGGATCGTGGATGCAATGTTGTATAGTCCTTCCATTCTGAGCGGGACCTCGCAAATTATTGCGCAGACTGTTCCATTTTTGTTAGAGTAAAACCGAAATGGGTGTCTTAGCCTCCCCTGAATGAACACTGTTGATGGCGGGAGAAACTTTGAGCGCAAATATCCGACCTCGTTCATCTTTAGCTTCTCAATCATGTATCCGACAGAGAGCGGCCCTGCTAGGCCTGGGCCGACAAACCCTGCAAAAATTATCGGGCTTTTGTAGTTGATCTTTTTTATCTCAAGTACGTGATCCTCTGGGACGCTTTGCCGCATTATGCCTTTCGGGTTTTTCTCTGTCTAATTACTTTTTTGCATAAAGAGATCAAGCATCCTTCTGCCCCTGTCTGTAAGTGAGTACACTACATTTGGGCCGATAATCTCCTTGCTTACAAAATTATATTCTACGCAGAGGTGGAGATAGTTCAGAAATGATCGCTTCATACGAATTTTTGAATTCGTGTAAAGATTAGAAAATGTCATTGGATTGCATCTTAGCTGATACAAAAGCTTCAGAAGCGAAAGCGTGCTAAAGTCACGAGTGCGTGCCTTCACTGCATCTAGAATCTGCTCCTCACGTGTTATGATGAAATCTTCAAAATGATCTGCAATCTCAACTGGGATGTACGTCATTCTTGCCTTCATGTTACCGTATGGTACGGTATATTACCATATTAAGGTTAGCTTAAAATTTTATTGATCTTGTGATAGTTTTTTTAAACAAACATCTGCACTGGGAAAAACTTGAAAGTTTACGCTGCTATCTCAGGTGGCTTTGCCTGTTTTCGCATTTTTGCTATTACTGCGGCAAGCTGCATTGCGTGAATCTCATCTAGTGTCTCACACATGAATCTGCTGTGGCTCTGCGGTACTTAATCTTATGCGGCAAAACCTGATCACTTTAAAATCTGAATAAGAAAAAGAAAAAAAAAAGAAAAATCTTGATGATTTAGTTTTTATGTTTATACCATTTCTGCAATTGCGAAACGTCTGCCAACTTGTGTGATCTTGATTTTTGCATCTTGACCAGGTTGTCCACCTTTCACAAATATGACGAATCCGTCTACCTTTGCTATTCCGTCGCCCTGTCTGCTGGTTTCGGTGATGGATACATCGTATTCTTTACCAGTTTCTACTGGTTTTGGAGTGTCGTCAAATTGTCTATCGTTGTTAAAACGTCTGCCGCCACCGCCACCTCCTCTGTATCCTCCGCCAAACCTTCGATTATTTTGTCGATCGGAATTATCGTTAAAGCTCATTCTTGCACCTCCTTCACTTCTCTAGCTGATTAGCTAACGGCTCTGTCATAATTATACCTTCTCAGATGGGGCTAATTGTGACCCCTTCGCATCTGATGGTTGGCGCCGTGACTGGTATTGACGCCCACGGCAAAACCGCCCGCCCGTTGTCTGCAACAGCTGATACTTGCTGCAAAAGCCTTGGTAAATTGTGTATTATTCGGACTGATTTTACAGGCTCCTTGATTTGACCGTCTGAGATGATCCAAATCCCGCTTCTTGCAGTGCAAGAAAAGTCACCCCTGATTGGGTTTACGGGATACGTATACCATAACCTGCTTACCAAAATCCCGTTTTTTGTGTCTTTGATGATGTCGTCTCGTTTTGTACTGCCTCTGACTGTCAGGTTGTGTGGCGAAGACATTGGAATTGGATCTGAGCTGCGGCCAAGCGGTAAGCCGAGTCTTGATGCGTTTCCTGAGGACGTGGTGCCTTCTTTGTATGCGTTATACAAGTCAGAGTATGTTTTTTCAAAAATCCCGTTTCTTATGTAGTGTGTTCTCTTTGTAGGCACTCCCTCATCATCAAATGGTTTGCTTCCAAGACCGTTTGGCATGTGTGGATCATCGACGAGCTCAAAATTTTCTGCCGCAATGCTTTTTCCAATTTTTTCTGAAAAACAACTTCTGTTCTCAGAATATGTTTTCAGAGAAAAATTTGATGCAAAAACAAACGCAAGTAATTCGCCCACTGCAAGCGGGTCGAAGACTATGCTTGTTATTCCGGGATTAGCAGTATGTGGGTTTATTGAATTGGCACACATTTCAGACGCATCTGTGCCAATCTTTTCCGGGTGAAAGTCTGATAACATTCTTGAGCTTGCCTGCCCTATGCCGCTTACAGGAAAACTACCTGTGTCTGAGTCTGCATTTATTATTCCAGAGACATACGTTGCAACATCTGCTCTCTGCAGTCCGCTTGTGTTTGCAATCTCAAATTCTTCGCAAACGACATTTAACGAACCTGAAATGTTTGTTATTTTTCGATTTTGCGCAGAATTGATCATCTCTTGCGCAATGTCTGATATGTCAACCGTAGTTGCCTTCCAAAGTTTTGGATCATTTACCTTTTCAAGAGTGACACATGCAGAATCGCCTGGCAGTGTTTTCCAAAACTTTCTCTCTGTGGTGTTTTTGGCAGATTTGAGGGCACTGTCTACAATTTTGCCTGGCTCAAGCGTTGTTGTCTGGACGCAAGATATTCTTTTTTTATGTATCATGCGTATGCCCAGTGATTTTTCATGGCTTTCCTTTGTCTCGGCAATTTCAGAATCTGTTATTCTAATCGTGATGATTCTTTTTGAACAAAGAATGGACTCGCATTCATCGGCATCTGCTTTTTTTGCATAGGATACGACCGCGCTGCAAACTGACAAGATTAGCTTGACCTTGGGTTCTTGTATCTGAATTTGTCGATTTTCACAAGTTCAAAATATGAGCCAAATCTTGCAGTGTCCTCTACTTTGTCTAGCTCGTCTTCAGAGGATTCAGAGTCGTATTTTTTGATGATATCATATGTGGTGGTTCTCTGCGCTGGGA of Candidatus Nitrosotenuis sp. DW1 contains these proteins:
- a CDS encoding proteasome assembly chaperone family protein; amino-acid sequence: MRQSVPEDHVLEIKKINYKSPIIFAGFVGPGLAGPLSVGYMIEKLKMNEVGYLRSKFLPPSTVFIQGRLRHPFRFYSNKNGTVCAIICEVPLRMEGLYNIASTILDWAQSKGTKEVVILDGVASDEHDEKIFCAAEEDLCRIMSEKGISMISQGFITGIPGSILNECIMRKIRAITLLVKASHTSPDPLAAATLIDAVNKVYGTGIDASDLRSESEKIGIEFKELSEKYKEHRQADSGMYM
- a CDS encoding TRAM domain-containing protein, coding for MSFNDNSDRQNNRRFGGGYRGGGGGGRRFNNDRQFDDTPKPVETGKEYDVSITETSRQGDGIAKVDGFVIFVKGGQPGQDAKIKITQVGRRFAIAEMV
- a CDS encoding TldD/PmbA family protein → MSVCSAVVSYAKKADADECESILCSKRIITIRITDSEIAETKESHEKSLGIRMIHKKRISCVQTTTLEPGKIVDSALKSAKNTTERKFWKTLPGDSACVTLEKVNDPKLWKATTVDISDIAQEMINSAQNRKITNISGSLNVVCEEFEIANTSGLQRADVATYVSGIINADSDTGSFPVSGIGQASSRMLSDFHPEKIGTDASEMCANSINPHTANPGITSIVFDPLAVGELLAFVFASNFSLKTYSENRSCFSEKIGKSIAAENFELVDDPHMPNGLGSKPFDDEGVPTKRTHYIRNGIFEKTYSDLYNAYKEGTTSSGNASRLGLPLGRSSDPIPMSSPHNLTVRGSTKRDDIIKDTKNGILVSRLWYTYPVNPIRGDFSCTARSGIWIISDGQIKEPVKSVRIIHNLPRLLQQVSAVADNGRAVLPWASIPVTAPTIRCEGVTISPI